The Aliiroseovarius pelagivivens genome contains a region encoding:
- the paaD gene encoding 1,2-phenylacetyl-CoA epoxidase subunit PaaD → MGQPSVDTIWDWLDQVPDPEIPVISLVDLGIIRDVKWEGDTLKVAVTPTYSGCPATSIINIDIETALRDRGIEKLTLTQQLSPPWTTDWLSDKGKAALEKFGIAPPSPKGEPDRCPNCGGHDLERTSQFGSTPCKALWRCRDCLEPFDYFKCI, encoded by the coding sequence ATGGGTCAGCCGTCAGTAGATACGATCTGGGACTGGTTGGACCAGGTGCCCGACCCCGAGATCCCCGTGATCTCGTTGGTCGACCTGGGCATCATCCGGGATGTGAAATGGGAAGGCGACACCTTGAAGGTCGCCGTCACCCCGACCTATTCCGGCTGTCCAGCCACCTCGATCATCAACATCGACATCGAAACCGCGTTGCGCGACCGCGGAATCGAGAAGCTGACCCTGACACAGCAACTGTCCCCTCCGTGGACCACCGACTGGCTGTCGGACAAGGGCAAAGCGGCGCTGGAGAAATTCGGCATCGCCCCCCCTTCCCCCAAAGGCGAACCCGATCGCTGCCCCAATTGTGGCGGCCATGATCTGGAACGCACCAGCCAATTCGGCTCGACCCCATGCAAGGCGCTCTGGCGATGCCGCGACTGCCTTGAACCCTTTGATTACTTCAAGTGCATCTAG
- a CDS encoding 2Fe-2S iron-sulfur cluster-binding protein — translation MARFHNLTVTDIQKTIRDAVVVTLTPEDPEAFDFTQGQYLTFRRDFDGQELRRSYSICSGLDDGKLQVGIKRVDGGAFSTWANEELATGAMIEAMPPMGNFHIPLDATTNRHYLGFAGGSGITPVLSIIKTTLAREPQSEFTLVYANKAVTTIMFREELEDLKNLYMGRFNVIHILESDAQEIDLFTGLVDAEKCAALFKNWIDIKSVDTAFICGPEPMMLGIAKALRDHGLDDAQIKFELFASSQPGRAAKKATSKAAVSGEGIEAVIAMDGASRTITMDGETSILDAALANDMDAPYACKAGVCSTCRCKVLEGDVDMITNHALEDYEVEKGYVLSCQSYARSGKVVVDFDQ, via the coding sequence ATGGCGCGCTTCCACAATCTTACTGTGACCGATATCCAGAAAACCATCCGCGACGCGGTGGTGGTGACGCTCACCCCTGAAGACCCCGAAGCTTTCGACTTCACCCAAGGCCAATACCTCACCTTCCGTCGCGACTTCGACGGGCAGGAACTGCGCCGCTCCTACTCGATCTGTTCGGGTCTGGACGATGGCAAGCTGCAGGTGGGCATAAAACGTGTCGATGGCGGCGCGTTCTCGACCTGGGCCAATGAAGAGCTGGCGACGGGCGCGATGATCGAAGCCATGCCCCCCATGGGCAACTTCCACATCCCGCTCGATGCGACCACCAACCGCCACTATCTGGGCTTTGCAGGCGGGTCGGGCATCACGCCGGTTCTGTCGATCATCAAGACCACGCTGGCGCGCGAGCCTCAGTCCGAGTTCACGCTGGTCTACGCCAACAAGGCCGTGACCACGATCATGTTCCGCGAGGAACTGGAAGACCTGAAAAACCTCTATATGGGCCGCTTCAACGTGATCCATATCCTTGAAAGCGACGCGCAGGAAATTGACCTGTTCACCGGGTTGGTGGATGCGGAAAAATGCGCGGCATTGTTCAAGAACTGGATCGACATTAAATCCGTCGACACAGCCTTCATCTGTGGCCCCGAACCAATGATGCTGGGCATTGCCAAGGCACTGCGCGATCATGGGCTGGACGATGCCCAGATCAAGTTCGAGCTGTTTGCCTCAAGCCAACCGGGCCGCGCCGCCAAGAAAGCCACCAGCAAAGCTGCTGTGTCGGGCGAAGGCATCGAAGCTGTGATCGCCATGGACGGTGCAAGCCGCACCATCACCATGGACGGCGAAACCTCGATCCTGGACGCGGCTTTGGCCAATGACATGGACGCGCCCTACGCCTGTAAGGCCGGGGTCTGCTCGACCTGCCGCTGTAAGGTTCTGGAAGGCGACGTGGACATGATCACCAACCACGCGCTGGAAGATTACGAGGTCGAGAAAGGCTATGTCCTTTCCTGCCAATCCTATGCCCGCTCGGGCAAAGTCGTCGTCGATTTCGACCAATAA
- a CDS encoding Phenylacetic acid catabolic protein: MSEMSITDYLAQGGVLTNPENVPARYRAELMRLMATFVDSALAGAAGFADIINEGPGIKERIAAAKIVLEKTDNADKVLSIMGDFGANTARYANHHPWTDRVARDADIGTSRTDTDMRLSVFNYPMQGWSDAVVMNLLMGLAVGVQMSEFKRVSYAPLAEAFRAVGPVEARHAELAAEGIERLVETGTSMADLQASVDYWWPRVAASFGKDVSTRASQLQAFGLRHSSNAELREEWEAAAATTLDKLGLSAP, from the coding sequence ATGTCAGAGATGAGCATCACCGATTATCTGGCTCAGGGCGGTGTCCTGACCAATCCCGAAAACGTCCCGGCGCGCTATCGCGCCGAGCTGATGCGCCTGATGGCCACTTTCGTGGACAGCGCATTGGCAGGGGCTGCTGGCTTCGCCGACATCATCAACGAAGGTCCGGGCATCAAGGAACGCATCGCGGCTGCCAAGATCGTTCTGGAAAAAACCGACAATGCCGACAAGGTTCTGTCGATCATGGGCGACTTCGGCGCCAACACCGCACGCTATGCCAACCACCATCCGTGGACGGATCGTGTGGCGCGCGACGCCGATATTGGCACCTCGCGCACGGATACAGACATGCGCCTGTCGGTGTTCAATTATCCCATGCAGGGCTGGTCGGATGCCGTGGTCATGAACCTTCTGATGGGTCTGGCCGTGGGCGTGCAGATGAGCGAGTTCAAACGCGTGTCCTATGCCCCCTTGGCCGAAGCCTTCCGCGCCGTCGGCCCGGTCGAGGCCCGCCACGCCGAACTGGCCGCCGAGGGCATTGAACGCCTTGTGGAAACCGGCACCAGCATGGCCGACCTGCAAGCCAGCGTCGACTATTGGTGGCCCCGCGTCGCCGCAAGCTTCGGCAAGGACGTGTCGACCCGCGCCAGCCAATTGCAGGCCTTTGGGCTGCGCCACTCATCAAACGCCGAACTGCGCGAGGAATGGGAAGCGGCTGCTGCCACCACCTTGGACAAACTGGGGCTAAGCGCACCGTAA
- the paaZ gene encoding phenylacetic acid degradation bifunctional protein PaaZ, producing MTLMKVSSFAAGQWIAPGANARPIASAITGLPLAEAGGADLDMQAMIDYARNVGGPALREMGFHDRAKMLKALAMELGQHKQELYDLSFDTGATQSDHMIDIDGGVGTVFVFASKGRREMPDGKVYIDGEIEQLSRNGTFLGMHIATPLQGVAVHINAFNFPVWGMLEKLAPTLLAGVPAIVKPATATSYVTEAAVRIMLDSGILPEGALQLISGGTGDLLDRLGPQDIVSFTGSAQTASMLRSNPNILKNSVRFVAEQDSLNASILGPDVTPGTTEFDLFIKEVHREMTTKAGQKCTAIRRIIAPEAQVQNVIEALSARLDKTVIGDPRAEGVRMGALVSAGQKTDVLQKAAAIGSESKMVYGNPDDIDFEGDVDPGAFVKPMLFHCENPDTATIVHECEAFGPVSTIMGYRDIAHAIELANKGEGSLVASVITGSGEVAREVAMGAGAFHGRLYFNNATSMKESTGHGSPLPHMVHGGPGRAGGGEEMGGVRGVLHYMQRTAIQGSPDILTSISGRWVPGATEITGPAHPFTRKYGELSIGETLNTKSREVTLADIEKFAHFTGDTFYAHMDSEAAKRNPFFPDRVAHGYLLLSFAAGLFVEPNEGPVLANTGLDNLRFMKPVEAGDSMKVRLTVKAKTRRTDEYGEVRWHVTLTNQDDELVAEYELLTMNAY from the coding sequence ATGACCCTGATGAAAGTCTCCAGCTTCGCGGCTGGTCAATGGATCGCACCGGGCGCAAATGCCCGCCCAATCGCCTCGGCCATCACTGGGCTGCCGCTTGCTGAAGCGGGTGGCGCCGATCTGGATATGCAGGCGATGATCGACTATGCGCGCAATGTGGGCGGCCCTGCCCTGCGCGAGATGGGCTTTCATGACCGCGCCAAGATGCTGAAAGCACTGGCAATGGAATTGGGTCAGCACAAACAAGAGCTTTACGACCTCAGCTTCGACACTGGGGCCACGCAATCGGACCACATGATCGACATCGACGGCGGTGTGGGCACCGTGTTCGTCTTCGCCTCAAAAGGCCGTCGCGAGATGCCGGACGGTAAAGTCTATATCGATGGCGAGATCGAGCAGCTGTCGCGCAACGGCACCTTCCTTGGCATGCACATCGCGACCCCGCTGCAGGGCGTGGCCGTCCACATCAACGCGTTCAACTTCCCGGTCTGGGGCATGCTGGAAAAACTGGCCCCGACGCTTCTGGCCGGTGTGCCCGCGATCGTGAAGCCTGCTACGGCGACCTCTTACGTGACCGAAGCCGCCGTACGCATCATGCTGGACAGTGGCATCTTGCCCGAAGGCGCATTGCAGCTGATTTCCGGCGGCACCGGTGACCTTCTGGACCGTCTTGGCCCGCAGGATATCGTCAGCTTCACAGGCTCGGCCCAGACCGCGTCGATGCTGCGGTCAAACCCGAACATCCTGAAAAACTCGGTGCGCTTTGTGGCCGAACAGGACAGCCTGAACGCCTCTATTCTGGGGCCTGACGTCACGCCCGGCACGACGGAATTTGACCTCTTTATCAAAGAGGTACACCGCGAGATGACCACGAAGGCGGGTCAGAAATGTACTGCCATCCGCCGCATCATCGCGCCGGAAGCACAGGTTCAAAACGTGATTGAGGCCCTGTCGGCCCGTCTGGACAAAACCGTGATCGGTGACCCGCGTGCCGAAGGCGTGCGCATGGGCGCTCTGGTCTCGGCCGGGCAGAAGACAGATGTGTTGCAGAAGGCCGCCGCCATCGGGTCGGAAAGCAAGATGGTCTATGGCAACCCGGATGACATCGATTTCGAAGGCGACGTTGATCCAGGCGCTTTCGTGAAGCCGATGCTGTTTCACTGCGAAAACCCCGACACCGCGACCATCGTCCACGAATGCGAGGCGTTCGGTCCCGTGTCGACCATCATGGGCTATCGCGACATCGCCCACGCCATCGAATTGGCAAACAAGGGCGAAGGCTCGTTGGTCGCCTCGGTTATCACCGGATCGGGCGAAGTAGCGCGCGAAGTTGCTATGGGGGCCGGCGCCTTCCACGGTCGCCTGTATTTCAACAACGCAACCTCGATGAAAGAATCCACCGGTCACGGCTCGCCCCTGCCGCACATGGTGCATGGCGGTCCGGGTCGTGCTGGCGGCGGCGAGGAAATGGGCGGTGTCCGTGGTGTACTACACTACATGCAACGGACCGCCATTCAGGGCAGCCCCGACATCCTGACCTCGATCAGTGGGCGCTGGGTGCCCGGCGCGACCGAGATCACCGGCCCGGCTCACCCGTTCACTCGCAAATATGGCGAGCTGTCGATTGGCGAGACGCTGAACACCAAATCGCGCGAAGTCACATTGGCGGATATCGAAAAGTTCGCCCATTTCACCGGCGACACCTTCTATGCGCACATGGACAGCGAAGCCGCCAAGCGAAACCCATTCTTCCCGGATCGCGTGGCGCATGGCTATCTGCTGCTTTCCTTCGCCGCTGGCCTGTTCGTCGAGCCCAACGAAGGCCCCGTTCTGGCCAATACCGGACTTGACAACCTGCGCTTTATGAAGCCAGTCGAGGCCGGTGACAGCATGAAAGTGCGCCTGACCGTGAAGGCCAAAACGCGCCGCACGGATGAATATGGCGAAGTACGCTGGCACGTCACCCTGACCAATCAGGATGACGAACTGGTGGCGGAATATGAGCTGCTGACGATGAACGCCTATTGA
- a CDS encoding PaaX family transcriptional regulator, translating into MTLTDPLQETLAHLRDSSDLRVWSVIVTLMGDLTVMGAPDADASGVSGQALGKVMAALGIRPEATRVALHRLRKDGWIESTRHGRRSVYHLTQDGLAQTKAVADRIYGPARAAPAQWHLLALPPHAEDDGSFDSLIAEGFSELMPGVFLGTSAPRTTPEALHFSDPKAELPSWVIAKLAPPKLQIDSDQLRKTIKHLPLGALHSLSALDRAALRLVLLHEWRRIALRLPDLPVEAICPDLQVRALVHEALKALGPLPVDQLSP; encoded by the coding sequence ATGACACTGACCGACCCGCTTCAGGAGACGCTGGCGCACTTGCGCGACAGTAGCGATCTGCGCGTCTGGTCAGTAATCGTTACCTTAATGGGGGATCTGACCGTTATGGGTGCGCCGGATGCTGATGCGTCCGGCGTTTCCGGTCAGGCCTTGGGTAAGGTCATGGCCGCCCTTGGCATCCGCCCGGAAGCCACCCGAGTGGCGCTGCACCGGCTGCGCAAGGATGGCTGGATCGAAAGCACGCGGCACGGGCGCCGCTCTGTCTATCACCTGACACAAGACGGGCTGGCCCAGACCAAGGCCGTGGCGGATCGCATCTATGGCCCTGCGCGTGCAGCGCCTGCGCAATGGCATCTGCTTGCCCTGCCCCCGCACGCCGAAGATGATGGAAGCTTTGACAGCTTGATCGCCGAGGGTTTCAGCGAACTTATGCCCGGCGTATTCCTTGGCACCTCGGCCCCACGCACGACGCCCGAAGCACTGCATTTTTCTGACCCAAAGGCCGAGTTGCCCAGTTGGGTCATCGCAAAGCTTGCGCCGCCGAAGTTGCAAATAGATTCGGATCAGTTGCGAAAAACAATTAAGCACCTGCCGCTCGGCGCTTTACACAGCCTATCCGCGCTGGATCGCGCAGCTCTCAGGCTGGTATTGCTGCATGAATGGCGACGTATCGCGCTTCGCCTGCCCGACCTTCCAGTGGAGGCGATCTGCCCGGACCTTCAGGTTCGCGCATTGGTGCATGAGGCTTTGAAGGCGCTTGGGCCGCTGCCGGTTGACCAACTGTCCCCATAA
- the rpoH gene encoding RNA polymerase sigma factor RpoH has translation MSNYKNLPAPTPEGGLNRYLQEIRKFPMLEPEQEYMLAKRWADHEDRDAAHQMVNSHLRLAAKIAMGYRGYGLPQAEVISEANVGLMQAVKRFDPEKGFRLATYAMWWIRASIQEYILRSWSLVKLGTTSAQKKLFFNLRKAKARIGALEEGDLRPENVQKIADDLNVTKEEVISMNRRLSGGDASLNATVSNDGEGAMQWQDWLEDEDADQAGDYAETDEMNVRRELLSQAMDVLNDREKDILTQRRLKDKPVTLEDLSGVYDVSRERIRQIEVRAFEKLQKRMQELASEKGLLEHA, from the coding sequence ATGAGCAACTATAAAAATTTACCGGCCCCGACGCCAGAAGGCGGTTTGAATCGTTATCTTCAGGAAATTCGGAAATTCCCGATGCTGGAGCCGGAACAGGAATACATGCTGGCCAAACGCTGGGCCGATCACGAGGACCGTGACGCTGCGCACCAGATGGTGAACTCGCACCTGCGTCTGGCCGCCAAGATCGCCATGGGCTATCGCGGCTATGGATTGCCGCAGGCCGAGGTGATTTCCGAAGCCAATGTGGGCCTGATGCAGGCCGTAAAACGGTTTGACCCTGAAAAAGGGTTCCGTTTGGCGACCTATGCGATGTGGTGGATCCGTGCCTCGATCCAGGAATACATCCTGCGCTCGTGGTCGCTGGTAAAGCTTGGCACGACGTCGGCTCAGAAAAAGCTGTTCTTCAACCTGCGTAAAGCGAAGGCGCGCATTGGTGCGCTGGAAGAAGGTGACCTGCGTCCGGAAAACGTTCAGAAAATCGCTGATGACCTGAACGTGACCAAGGAAGAGGTAATCTCGATGAACCGTCGCCTATCGGGTGGGGACGCGTCGCTGAATGCGACTGTCTCGAACGATGGCGAAGGTGCGATGCAGTGGCAGGACTGGCTGGAAGATGAAGATGCCGACCAAGCGGGCGACTATGCCGAAACCGATGAAATGAACGTCCGTCGCGAGCTTCTGTCGCAAGCCATGGATGTTCTGAACGATCGGGAAAAAGACATCCTGACCCAACGCCGCCTGAAAGATAAGCCGGTGACGCTGGAAGACCTATCGGGTGTCTATGACGTCAGCCGCGAGCGGATCCGTCAGATTGAAGTGCGGGCGTTTGAGAAGCTACAAAAGCGCATGCAAGAGCTTGCGTCCGAAAAGGGCTTGCTGGAACACGCCTGA
- the cls gene encoding cardiolipin synthase: protein MFEISWAITWGGTWAVLLVLLDIATIARAVTREHRSAASRLAWVVVIMSLPLVGVIAYFFLGDTSSDRRSDKKLKDLRRELPKRPKGDMQPPELPLLYRQSFARAASVNGFQPVAGNRAKVTTDSNESIDWLIADIDAARAHVHLLFYIWLTDRNGTRVAEALMRAAARGVTCRVIVDGLGSRGLLADPLWRKMKEAGIETVVAFAFRFAPLAAFFRRLDIRNHRKIIVIDHDTTYVGSQNCSDAAFLVKKKFAPWVDIMMRISGPVAWQSQRLFVSDWMVNGGTDISDILQRETPVPDDGFPAVVAGTGPNISVQGVPDMAQMLLASAQEEVVITTPYYVPSEALQQQICATAVRGVRVRLNVPANNDSHFVGFASRSFYRALLKAGVEIHEFQPGLLHAKILTVDGQAALVGSPNLDRRSFDLNYENSMMLADPTTVGAIVEKQELFLNASLPVSRKKVESWSITRRVLINTVGMMAPLL, encoded by the coding sequence ATGTTCGAGATCTCCTGGGCGATCACTTGGGGCGGCACTTGGGCTGTCTTGCTGGTGCTTCTGGACATCGCAACAATTGCGCGGGCAGTAACGCGAGAGCACCGCTCGGCGGCGTCGCGTCTGGCGTGGGTCGTCGTGATCATGTCGCTACCTCTTGTTGGTGTCATCGCGTATTTCTTTCTTGGAGACACCAGCTCGGATCGACGATCTGACAAGAAACTCAAGGACTTGCGGCGCGAACTTCCCAAGCGCCCCAAAGGGGATATGCAACCGCCCGAGTTGCCATTGCTGTATCGCCAATCCTTTGCGCGTGCGGCGTCGGTCAATGGATTTCAACCTGTGGCGGGCAACCGTGCCAAGGTCACGACAGACAGTAATGAGAGCATCGACTGGCTGATTGCTGACATCGACGCAGCGCGCGCTCACGTGCATCTGCTGTTCTATATCTGGCTGACGGATCGCAACGGAACCCGCGTGGCCGAGGCGCTGATGCGGGCTGCGGCACGCGGTGTAACCTGTCGGGTTATTGTCGACGGGCTTGGGTCGCGTGGGCTGCTGGCAGATCCTTTGTGGCGGAAGATGAAAGAGGCCGGTATCGAAACCGTCGTGGCCTTTGCGTTTCGGTTTGCCCCGCTCGCCGCCTTTTTCCGCCGACTCGATATCCGCAATCACCGCAAGATCATCGTGATTGACCATGATACGACCTATGTGGGCAGCCAGAACTGCTCTGATGCGGCGTTTCTGGTGAAAAAGAAATTTGCGCCTTGGGTCGACATCATGATGCGCATCTCGGGGCCGGTGGCGTGGCAGTCTCAACGGCTTTTTGTTTCGGATTGGATGGTCAACGGCGGGACGGACATTTCGGATATTTTGCAGCGCGAAACACCGGTGCCAGATGACGGCTTCCCGGCTGTCGTGGCTGGGACGGGACCGAACATCAGCGTGCAGGGCGTGCCCGACATGGCGCAGATGCTTCTGGCCTCGGCGCAGGAGGAGGTGGTGATCACCACGCCCTATTACGTGCCCTCCGAAGCCTTGCAACAGCAGATTTGTGCCACAGCCGTGCGTGGGGTGCGGGTGCGGCTGAACGTACCGGCCAATAATGACAGCCATTTCGTGGGTTTTGCCTCGCGCAGCTTCTATCGGGCGTTGTTGAAGGCGGGTGTCGAGATCCACGAGTTTCAGCCCGGCCTTCTGCACGCCAAGATCTTGACCGTGGATGGACAGGCGGCCCTTGTCGGGTCCCCCAATCTGGATCGCAGAAGCTTTGATCTGAACTATGAAAACAGCATGATGCTGGCCGATCCGACCACCGTCGGTGCAATCGTGGAAAAGCAAGAGCTGTTCTTGAACGCCTCTTTGCCTGTTTCGCGCAAGAAGGTCGAAAGCTGGTCGATTACCCGCCGTGTTCTAATCAACACGGTCGGGATGATGGCGCCTCTGCTTTAA
- a CDS encoding RluA family pseudouridine synthase — MSTSHRIIRVIIAENPPKRLDKAIARDVPEEANLSRSRLAKLIADEAVTMGGKVMDDPRAKLAEGDELEIRVPEANESHIGPEDIPLDIVYEDDDLIVVNKPAGMVVHPAPGTPTGTLVNALLHHFGGNLSGVGGEKRPGIVHRIDKDTSGLLVVAKSDAAHHGLAKQFEAHSAERHYLAVTHGAPDQADPRLGGIKGTSFEKGNILKITTQLARHKTDRQKQAVLFSGGRHAVTRARILESFGTPVQAALIECWLETGRTHQIRVHMAHAGHGLIGDPTYGGRRKLNVKVIGPNAVEAARAFPRQALHAATLGFVHPVSDEKLSFEAPIPDDMLALIETLRAG, encoded by the coding sequence ATGTCTACCTCGCACCGGATTATCCGGGTCATCATAGCCGAGAACCCGCCCAAGCGTCTTGATAAGGCGATTGCGCGCGATGTGCCAGAGGAAGCAAACCTTTCGCGGTCACGTTTGGCCAAGCTGATCGCCGACGAGGCAGTCACAATGGGCGGAAAGGTGATGGATGATCCGCGCGCGAAACTGGCCGAAGGGGACGAGCTTGAGATCCGCGTCCCCGAGGCTAATGAAAGCCATATTGGCCCCGAGGATATTCCGCTGGATATCGTCTATGAAGATGATGACCTGATCGTGGTGAACAAGCCTGCGGGGATGGTCGTTCATCCCGCGCCCGGCACGCCGACCGGCACGTTGGTCAATGCGCTGTTGCATCACTTTGGCGGCAACCTGTCAGGTGTGGGCGGCGAAAAGCGTCCGGGCATCGTGCACCGGATCGACAAAGATACCTCGGGCCTGCTGGTGGTCGCGAAATCGGATGCGGCCCATCATGGGCTGGCCAAGCAGTTCGAAGCGCACTCGGCCGAGCGGCACTATCTGGCGGTCACTCACGGTGCGCCGGATCAGGCGGATCCGCGTCTGGGCGGCATCAAGGGGACAAGCTTTGAGAAGGGCAACATTCTAAAGATCACCACGCAACTGGCACGTCACAAGACCGATCGCCAGAAGCAGGCGGTGCTGTTTTCGGGTGGGCGTCATGCGGTGACGCGGGCACGGATATTGGAAAGCTTTGGCACGCCGGTGCAAGCCGCGCTGATCGAATGCTGGTTGGAAACAGGACGGACCCACCAGATTCGTGTGCACATGGCCCATGCGGGACACGGGCTGATCGGAGACCCCACCTATGGTGGACGGCGCAAGCTGAACGTGAAGGTAATTGGCCCTAATGCCGTCGAGGCGGCACGCGCCTTCCCACGCCAAGCGCTGCATGCTGCGACACTGGGATTCGTACACCCGGTTTCGGACGAAAAACTCAGCTTTGAAGCACCGATACCTGACGATATGCTGGCATTGATCGAAACCCTGCGCGCGGGCTGA
- a CDS encoding DUF6476 family protein — protein sequence MDKTPEQELDEALEDSVGLGTVRYLKTIVTAMTVATILGMIVLITVVVLRFSQTSPEASSLPLPDQITLPDGVTAEAVTLGRDWIGIVSGDEILIYNTDGALRKRISLR from the coding sequence ATGGACAAAACTCCTGAACAGGAACTGGACGAAGCCCTAGAGGACAGCGTGGGCCTTGGCACCGTGCGCTATCTGAAAACGATTGTCACGGCAATGACGGTAGCAACGATTCTGGGGATGATCGTGTTGATCACGGTTGTGGTGCTGAGATTCTCTCAGACCTCACCCGAGGCGTCCTCGCTGCCCTTGCCAGATCAGATCACCCTGCCAGATGGCGTGACCGCGGAAGCCGTGACACTGGGCCGCGACTGGATCGGCATCGTTTCCGGGGATGAGATTCTGATCTACAATACAGACGGCGCGCTGCGAAAGCGTATCTCTTTGCGCTGA
- a CDS encoding DUF6324 family protein, which produces MGINDERDIDANLQIGPTSIGMVRLYVEGGGVELPMDFEPEEAEEIAEELLTAAKQARALADSAKSKKK; this is translated from the coding sequence ATGGGCATCAACGACGAACGTGACATCGACGCAAACCTTCAGATCGGACCAACTTCGATTGGAATGGTGCGCCTTTATGTCGAAGGTGGCGGCGTGGAACTGCCGATGGATTTCGAACCGGAAGAGGCCGAAGAAATCGCAGAAGAGCTTCTGACCGCTGCCAAACAGGCGCGTGCACTTGCCGACAGTGCCAAATCTAAGAAAAAGTAA
- a CDS encoding MmcB family DNA repair protein, whose protein sequence is MTVPDQTLMPGQLLARGVSRHMLSHGFVTVEELVPTRGLRVDMMALGPKGEIWVIECKSSRVDFTSDSKWEGYLEWCDRYFWAVDSDFPTELLPDDTGLIIADSYDAEILRMGPEDKLAPARRKVMVQKFATHAARRLQSFRDPGVAALANV, encoded by the coding sequence ATGACCGTTCCTGATCAAACCCTGATGCCCGGGCAGTTGCTGGCACGTGGCGTATCCCGCCACATGCTGAGCCACGGGTTCGTTACGGTCGAAGAGCTGGTGCCCACGCGGGGGCTGCGGGTCGACATGATGGCCTTGGGTCCAAAGGGCGAGATTTGGGTGATCGAGTGTAAATCCTCGCGCGTGGATTTCACCTCGGACAGCAAATGGGAAGGGTATCTCGAATGGTGTGACCGCTATTTCTGGGCCGTTGATTCCGACTTTCCGACCGAGCTGTTGCCGGACGACACCGGGCTGATCATTGCAGACAGCTATGATGCCGAGATTCTGCGCATGGGGCCGGAAGACAAGCTGGCACCGGCCCGGCGCAAAGTGATGGTGCAGAAATTTGCGACCCATGCCGCGCGCCGGTTGCAAAGCTTTCGTGATCCTGGCGTGGCGGCATTGGCCAACGTTTAG
- the coaD gene encoding pantetheine-phosphate adenylyltransferase, translating into MRIGLYPGTFDPITLGHTDIIRRACALVDRLVIGVAINTGKGPLFTLEERVAMVESECAKLAAETGTEIVAHPFQNLLIDCAHDVGAQIIIRGLRAVTDFEYEYQMVGMNRAMDDSVETVFLMAEARYQAIASKLVKEIAKLGGDVSKFVPEDVRGQLLDKIK; encoded by the coding sequence ATGCGCATCGGATTGTATCCCGGAACTTTCGACCCGATCACATTGGGGCACACAGACATCATTCGTCGTGCCTGTGCCTTGGTGGATCGCTTGGTGATTGGCGTCGCGATCAACACGGGCAAAGGTCCGTTGTTCACGCTGGAAGAGCGTGTGGCCATGGTCGAAAGCGAATGTGCCAAGCTGGCCGCCGAAACCGGGACCGAGATTGTTGCCCACCCGTTTCAAAACCTTCTGATTGATTGCGCCCATGATGTTGGCGCGCAGATCATCATTCGCGGTCTGCGGGCTGTGACGGATTTTGAGTATGAATATCAGATGGTTGGCATGAACCGTGCGATGGATGACAGCGTCGAGACCGTGTTCCTGATGGCGGAAGCACGCTATCAGGCGATTGCGTCGAAGCTGGTGAAAGAGATCGCCAAGCTGGGCGGCGATGTCAGCAAGTTCGTTCCCGAAGATGTGCGCGGACAGCTTCTGGACAAGATCAAGTAA
- a CDS encoding CBS domain-containing protein has protein sequence MLIHQILKDKDLEGVATVKPGSKVADAAQLLSDKKIGAVIVSNDGVHPAGILSERDIVSELGKVGTGCLDQPVDDLMTEKLITCAPGDRAIQVLQTMTEGRFRHMPVMEGDEMVGLVSIGDVVKARLEELSQQADALKNMIMGY, from the coding sequence ATGCTCATTCACCAGATCCTCAAAGACAAAGACCTCGAGGGCGTTGCAACGGTCAAGCCGGGCAGCAAGGTGGCAGATGCGGCACAGCTTTTGTCTGATAAGAAAATCGGCGCTGTCATTGTGTCAAATGATGGTGTGCATCCGGCAGGCATTCTGTCAGAGCGCGATATCGTTTCCGAGCTTGGCAAGGTCGGCACGGGCTGTCTGGATCAGCCGGTGGATGATCTGATGACCGAGAAGCTGATCACCTGTGCGCCGGGCGACCGCGCCATTCAGGTGTTGCAGACCATGACCGAGGGCCGCTTTCGCCACATGCCGGTGATGGAAGGCGACGAGATGGTCGGGCTTGTCTCGATTGGCGATGTGGTCAAAGCGCGTTTGGAAGAGCTCTCGCAGCAGGCGGATGCGCTGAAAAACATGATTATGGGCTACTAA